The proteins below are encoded in one region of bacterium:
- a CDS encoding alanine--tRNA ligase translates to MNADDIRNKYLDFMRAQRHVVIPRASIVPDGDPTTLFTGSGMQPMVPYLLGEPHPEGTRLVDSQTCIRVQDIDEVGDTSHTTFFEMLGNWSLGDYFKKEQIRWFWEFLTGELGLDPNRLYVTAFIGDERLGIPRDEDAAKIWQELFEAAGVEAKIVSIGSCEDGNRDGMQGGRIFYYDAKENWWSRAGVPANMPIGEPGGPDSEVFYDFGEEYHDVSFGQPHPASDSPRFLEIGNNVFMQYIKTEDGFEPLRHQNIDFGGGLERLAAAVNDCPDVYRTSLLWPIVERLMAISSLPYDGNETAMRVIADHVRGATFMAVDGIRPSNTAQGYVLRRLTRRAIRRGLELGVESGLMAAIVPTVVDIYKEAYPEIVEQASEVLEVLCAEEEQFRKTLDRGLREFGKRTSELDFSQRPPRPTGKRTSLTGKLIFQLSDTYGFPAEMSLEEAEQEGVSVDENWREEYDRLLDEQKERSRTATAGQFKGGLADHSVKVIQYHTATHLMYRALRNVLGDHVMQRGSNITPERLRFDFSHQDKMTPEQIAEVEKIVNDVIARDLPVSFVEMQKDAAFEAGALGAFGEKYPDVVKVYTVGDNDGDWYSREICGGPHVPRTGELGAFRIVKEESSSAGVRRIKAVLE, encoded by the coding sequence ATGAATGCAGATGATATCCGTAATAAATATCTAGACTTTATGCGTGCTCAAAGGCACGTAGTGATTCCGCGTGCCAGCATAGTGCCAGATGGCGACCCGACGACGCTCTTCACTGGTTCGGGCATGCAGCCAATGGTGCCGTACTTACTCGGCGAACCACATCCTGAAGGGACCCGCTTGGTTGATTCGCAGACCTGTATCCGCGTACAAGACATAGACGAAGTGGGCGATACGAGTCATACGACATTCTTTGAGATGCTTGGCAATTGGTCACTCGGTGATTATTTCAAAAAAGAGCAAATTCGTTGGTTTTGGGAATTCTTGACTGGCGAGCTGGGACTTGATCCGAATAGGCTATACGTAACCGCTTTCATTGGTGACGAGAGGTTGGGCATTCCGCGAGATGAGGATGCAGCGAAGATCTGGCAAGAGCTATTTGAAGCAGCTGGCGTCGAAGCTAAGATTGTGTCGATTGGCTCGTGCGAGGATGGAAATCGAGACGGTATGCAGGGCGGGCGCATATTCTACTATGACGCGAAGGAAAATTGGTGGAGTCGAGCTGGTGTACCAGCAAACATGCCCATCGGTGAGCCGGGTGGTCCTGACAGTGAAGTATTCTATGATTTTGGCGAAGAATATCACGATGTGAGCTTCGGTCAACCGCATCCGGCGAGTGATTCTCCGCGCTTCTTGGAGATCGGCAATAATGTCTTCATGCAGTACATCAAGACCGAGGATGGGTTTGAGCCGCTCCGTCATCAGAATATCGACTTTGGTGGTGGGCTTGAGCGCCTCGCGGCAGCGGTCAATGATTGCCCCGACGTCTATCGCACAAGTTTGCTGTGGCCGATTGTCGAGCGGCTCATGGCTATTTCAAGCCTCCCGTATGATGGTAATGAAACGGCGATGCGCGTGATTGCCGACCACGTACGCGGAGCGACATTTATGGCAGTGGATGGCATTCGACCCAGTAATACTGCGCAGGGCTATGTACTGCGCAGGTTGACTCGTCGTGCGATTCGACGTGGCCTAGAGCTTGGAGTTGAGTCTGGTCTCATGGCGGCAATCGTGCCTACAGTCGTAGATATATATAAGGAAGCTTATCCTGAGATTGTCGAGCAAGCCAGTGAAGTCCTCGAGGTATTGTGCGCTGAAGAAGAACAATTTCGCAAAACGCTTGATCGAGGACTGCGTGAGTTTGGGAAGCGCACGAGCGAGCTTGATTTCTCTCAACGCCCACCTCGACCTACCGGCAAGCGTACCTCACTGACTGGTAAGCTCATCTTCCAGCTGTCTGACACCTATGGTTTCCCGGCCGAGATGAGTCTCGAGGAAGCCGAACAAGAAGGTGTGTCAGTGGATGAAAATTGGCGCGAAGAATATGACCGCTTGCTTGATGAGCAAAAAGAGCGTTCGCGTACCGCTACAGCGGGTCAATTCAAGGGTGGGCTTGCAGATCATTCGGTTAAGGTTATCCAGTATCACACAGCGACTCACCTGATGTATCGTGCTTTGCGCAATGTACTTGGGGATCATGTGATGCAGCGGGGGAGTAATATCACGCCTGAGCGCTTGCGCTTCGACTTCTCGCACCAGGATAAAATGACGCCCGAGCAAATCGCCGAAGTCGAGAAGATTGTCAATGACGTGATTGCTCGAGATTTGCCAGTGAGCTTCGTAGAGATGCAGAAGGATGCGGCTTTTGAAGCTGGTGCCCTTGGCGCGTTTGGTGAGAAATATCCAGATGTCGTAAAGGTGTATACGGTTGGCGATAATGACGGGGATTGGTACTCTCGCGAAATCTGCGGTGGACCACATGTGCCACGGACGGGCGAGCTCGGCGCCTTTCGAATCGTGAAAGAAGAAAGCTCCTCGGCGGGCGTGCGTCGCATTAAAGCTGTTCTCGAATAA
- a CDS encoding class F sortase, translating to MGRHSTQRPEEFWTIEERSYVYSRLNGINAYYERFVVSPSNRADTQNVGQEATEAIVPVRVEKSVAADIRGLIDELRDPTDTLPPSLAFMPQRQERKGSQKATRQKPMRASRRRGAVVFFALAIIVNLVGLGFVVEGMLWNKSVLSETVARADQDKVQPSAASAYLPEETPPSEAMYTAHITAPDGPRYLQIPTLGVKARVLQVGLNGSGALDAPKNIFDTGWYSASAKPGVGAGAVLIDGHSTGLTKEGVFTKIGVLAPGHKIQVIRGDGKVVSYNVVKVEKLPNAQVDMVSLLLSVDPKRQGLNLITCSGDFNQRDFTFAERTLVYAVQE from the coding sequence ATGGGGCGACATAGTACTCAGCGACCTGAAGAGTTCTGGACGATCGAAGAGCGTAGTTATGTGTATTCGCGTCTGAATGGAATCAACGCATATTATGAACGTTTTGTAGTTTCTCCTTCCAATAGGGCCGACACCCAAAACGTTGGACAAGAGGCGACCGAGGCGATTGTTCCGGTGCGCGTCGAGAAGTCGGTGGCGGCAGACATTCGAGGGCTAATCGATGAGCTGCGCGATCCGACTGATACTTTGCCGCCAAGCCTGGCTTTTATGCCACAGCGTCAGGAGCGAAAAGGCTCCCAGAAAGCCACGCGCCAAAAACCTATGCGCGCATCTAGGCGTCGTGGGGCTGTTGTATTCTTTGCTCTAGCAATCATTGTTAATCTCGTCGGTCTTGGCTTCGTAGTGGAGGGAATGTTATGGAATAAGTCGGTATTAAGTGAAACAGTGGCTCGTGCCGATCAGGATAAGGTGCAGCCGAGTGCAGCCTCGGCTTATTTGCCTGAGGAAACACCCCCGTCCGAAGCCATGTACACTGCCCATATAACCGCTCCTGATGGGCCACGTTATCTGCAGATTCCTACGCTTGGCGTGAAGGCGCGCGTATTACAAGTAGGCCTGAATGGTTCTGGGGCACTCGATGCGCCAAAAAATATCTTTGATACTGGCTGGTATTCTGCTAGCGCAAAGCCTGGTGTCGGAGCTGGCGCGGTATTGATCGACGGTCATTCGACTGGGCTTACGAAGGAAGGGGTATTTACAAAAATCGGCGTGCTAGCGCCAGGGCATAAGATTCAAGTCATTCGTGGGGACGGCAAGGTCGTGAGCTATAACGTGGTGAAGGTCGAAAAGCTACCGAATGCGCAAGTGGATATGGTATCCTTGCTGCTCTCGGTTGACCCGAAGCGACAGGGGTTAAATCTGATCACATGCAGTGGTGATTTCAACCAGCGAGATTTTACATTTGCTGAGCGTACTTTAGTGTACGCCGTTCAGGAATAA
- a CDS encoding CDP-alcohol phosphatidyltransferase family protein, producing MTERPGLIGVPTPAPSAHNADWSPWKPQDKLYVKPFKLAFWLLALPFGLLLVPTRNFAEKRPRLNWLAWLCNNTPNGMCILRGAVSAPVVVITAMHLWNQDPQATTWFVIIMALFALDGIDGPLARTLDHVTEFGKKADPVVDKVLMAALALVAPFIIWHLLNPAMAIASGAMIIFLLTTEVRVAQASIENESIAKTIGREINGAFMSGKIKFNLEAVGFLVIYGYFRWAPSDPTGLVIGLVALAMAHSFAKSSLADHRQELAETKRARDKRLHAPVSAIKSAQGGINP from the coding sequence TTGACTGAACGACCCGGCCTCATCGGCGTCCCTACGCCCGCCCCTTCTGCCCACAACGCTGATTGGAGTCCCTGGAAGCCCCAGGACAAGCTCTACGTCAAGCCGTTCAAGCTGGCCTTCTGGCTGCTGGCACTGCCGTTCGGCCTCCTGCTCGTCCCGACGCGCAACTTCGCCGAGAAGCGCCCACGCCTCAATTGGCTCGCTTGGCTGTGCAACAACACGCCCAACGGCATGTGCATCTTACGCGGTGCGGTTTCAGCCCCCGTCGTCGTCATCACGGCAATGCATCTGTGGAATCAAGATCCGCAGGCCACGACATGGTTCGTGATCATCATGGCGCTCTTCGCGCTGGATGGCATCGATGGGCCTCTGGCACGCACGCTCGATCACGTGACGGAGTTTGGTAAGAAAGCTGACCCGGTGGTAGACAAGGTACTGATGGCAGCGCTCGCGCTGGTAGCCCCGTTCATCATCTGGCATCTGCTGAACCCCGCCATGGCCATCGCCAGCGGCGCCATGATCATCTTCTTGCTCACTACCGAGGTGCGTGTCGCCCAGGCGAGCATCGAGAACGAGAGCATCGCCAAGACAATCGGCCGAGAGATCAACGGAGCCTTCATGTCTGGCAAGATCAAGTTCAATCTGGAAGCCGTCGGCTTCCTGGTGATCTACGGCTACTTCCGCTGGGCACCGAGTGATCCGACCGGTCTCGTAATTGGCCTGGTAGCTCTCGCCATGGCCCACTCGTTTGCGAAGAGCAGCCTGGCTGACCACCGGCAAGAGCTCGCCGAGACCAAGCGTGCCCGCGACAAGCGCCTTCATGCGCCTGTATCTGCAATCAAGTCCGCCCAAGGAGGAATCAACCCATGA
- a CDS encoding rod shape-determining protein has product MALKLPKFNKLNLKRGSSKLKKLKNRSDDPYIVSLDIGTEYVKVLIGEVKGDQVEIIGAARQRQRLTDMASGAVTDIAGVVENCDAALRIAERASGVVARNTVIGIAGELVKGMTTSVSYRRSKPEIQIDMVELRDIIERVQRAAFEKARSQLEWETGAKDVQVKLVNAAVVDVMIDGYRITNPIGFQGKDVTISVFTAFAPMVHLGALQTVARDLDLNLINIAAEPFAVAKSVGADDSTEFSAIFIDIGGGTSDIAVVNNGGVVGTRMFAIGGRSFTKRIATTLGVGFEKAEALKLTHSAGELEKEQEKEISEALAKDVEVWISGVELGLSEFDELDHLPNRILLCGGGSALPEIKEALLSDWYKELPFARKPKIDFVAPADVNRVIDHTGKLKSPQDITSMGLANLALDIVGAEPKGEQLLQRLSRTLSI; this is encoded by the coding sequence ATGGCACTCAAACTTCCAAAATTTAACAAACTCAACCTGAAGCGTGGTAGCTCGAAGCTCAAGAAGCTCAAGAACCGCAGCGATGACCCATACATCGTCAGTCTCGATATTGGGACCGAGTATGTAAAGGTGCTGATTGGTGAAGTGAAGGGTGATCAAGTCGAGATTATTGGCGCTGCTCGACAACGTCAGCGCCTAACCGACATGGCATCTGGCGCGGTGACTGATATCGCGGGCGTGGTGGAGAACTGTGACGCTGCGCTGCGCATCGCTGAGCGCGCATCGGGCGTCGTGGCGCGCAATACTGTTATTGGGATCGCTGGCGAGCTCGTGAAGGGCATGACGACCAGCGTAAGCTATCGACGCTCGAAGCCCGAAATCCAGATCGATATGGTGGAGCTTCGGGATATCATCGAGCGCGTGCAGCGTGCAGCTTTTGAGAAGGCTCGTTCGCAGCTGGAGTGGGAGACAGGTGCTAAAGACGTGCAGGTCAAATTAGTTAACGCTGCTGTTGTGGATGTAATGATCGATGGGTATCGTATCACGAATCCGATCGGCTTCCAAGGCAAAGACGTGACGATCTCGGTCTTCACGGCCTTCGCGCCAATGGTGCACCTCGGAGCCTTGCAAACTGTGGCGCGCGATCTGGATCTGAATCTCATTAATATTGCAGCTGAGCCATTTGCGGTTGCCAAGAGTGTTGGTGCAGATGATTCTACTGAGTTTAGCGCAATATTTATCGATATCGGCGGTGGCACAAGTGACATCGCGGTCGTAAATAATGGTGGTGTCGTCGGCACACGTATGTTTGCGATAGGCGGTCGGAGCTTCACAAAGCGGATTGCGACGACACTCGGTGTAGGCTTCGAGAAGGCCGAAGCGCTCAAACTCACCCACTCAGCCGGTGAGCTCGAGAAAGAACAAGAGAAGGAGATTAGTGAGGCGCTGGCAAAAGACGTCGAGGTCTGGATATCTGGGGTTGAGCTTGGACTGTCGGAGTTTGATGAGCTCGATCATTTGCCCAATCGCATTCTGCTCTGCGGCGGCGGCTCAGCTCTGCCAGAGATCAAAGAAGCTCTGCTGTCTGATTGGTACAAAGAGCTGCCATTTGCGCGCAAGCCAAAGATTGATTTTGTTGCACCGGCTGATGTGAATCGTGTGATCGACCACACGGGAAAACTTAAAAGCCCGCAAGATATTACTTCGATGGGGCTAGCCAATCTCGCCCTCGACATTGTAGGTGCCGAGCCCAAGGGAGAGCAATTGCTGCAGCGCCTTAGTCGCACGCTCTCGATCTAG
- a CDS encoding LysM peptidoglycan-binding domain-containing protein gives MKRLPATVTQSIQDGGVWRYASHVLLLAVIMIIATAGKIQADSLKISSSKLGNQDTDRQTVLASGAILADQMQLVIAPDIKAAADDAASKIQLVTTGDGFLTKIAPIAASAATKRGLTNYAIKSGDTISSIASQFGVASDTILWANNLTEDATLKPGQEIIILPVNGILYTAKGDESLDTLAQTYRASANLIDVYNQLEGKPLAAGQKVIIPDGVKPAPQPSVVSRIAAKTPTRTLASFKGGANGYSYGYCTWYVAGRRAVPSNWGNASSWYYNAIAAGYSVGTTPRPGAVAWERGNHVAFVESVGNGTVTVSEMNFWGNGGGWGRVSYRTTDASHFKYIY, from the coding sequence GTGAAACGCTTGCCAGCGACGGTTACACAATCAATACAAGATGGCGGAGTGTGGCGTTATGCGTCTCACGTGCTGCTGCTTGCGGTCATCATGATTATCGCGACGGCAGGTAAGATCCAGGCAGATAGCTTGAAGATTTCGAGTTCGAAGCTTGGTAATCAGGATACAGATCGGCAGACCGTGTTGGCTTCAGGTGCTATCTTGGCTGACCAGATGCAGCTCGTGATTGCACCGGATATTAAGGCTGCCGCTGATGATGCTGCGAGTAAGATTCAGTTGGTAACGACTGGTGACGGCTTCCTAACCAAGATCGCGCCAATCGCAGCCTCAGCCGCAACCAAGCGTGGCCTTACAAATTACGCGATCAAGTCAGGCGATACTATTAGCTCGATTGCCAGCCAATTTGGCGTGGCTTCAGATACAATTCTCTGGGCAAACAATCTGACCGAAGATGCGACCCTCAAGCCAGGTCAGGAAATCATCATCCTCCCGGTCAATGGGATCCTTTACACCGCTAAGGGAGATGAATCACTCGATACTCTCGCGCAGACATATCGGGCAAGCGCCAATCTGATCGATGTATACAATCAACTCGAGGGTAAGCCACTGGCCGCTGGTCAAAAAGTGATTATTCCAGATGGAGTCAAGCCCGCGCCGCAACCAAGCGTTGTTAGTCGCATTGCTGCTAAGACCCCGACGCGTACACTAGCAAGCTTTAAGGGCGGTGCTAACGGGTACTCATACGGATATTGCACATGGTACGTTGCCGGTCGTCGGGCAGTACCGTCAAACTGGGGTAATGCTAGCTCCTGGTATTACAACGCGATTGCCGCAGGGTATTCAGTGGGTACGACTCCACGCCCAGGAGCAGTTGCTTGGGAGCGAGGCAATCACGTTGCTTTCGTCGAGAGTGTCGGTAATGGCACAGTCACCGTCTCAGAGATGAACTTCTGGGGGAATGGTGGCGGCTGGGGGCGTGTGAGTTATCGCACGACCGACGCAAGTCACTTCAAATACATCTACTAG
- the obgE gene encoding GTPase ObgE, producing the protein MFVDEVTIHIAAGKGGDGRASFLRSRHQPKGGPDGGDGGRGGNVVVRAEHNSSTLAKYRTTNQWMAEDGGAGGGNKRHGKNGADLILIVPPGTLVRIDDRIVADLAIDGQEAIIARGGRGGLGNTHFATSVHQAPRFAELGELGEAYDLTLELKLLADVGLVGLPNAGKSTLLSVISSAKPKIADYPFTTLAPQLGAARYHEHEFVVADIPGLIEGASDGKGLGDTFLKHIERTRVLLIMIDAASEDPAQTYEVILNELRTYSEALAARPQVVALTKAALVDVAKITSQTKKLANAAGVKSEEIIVMSSREHDGLDILMARLVQVVVAAPGLEADDETEVAEITMDDVADWYLDRDGEDTVVIKGKAAERWAARTNFDNQAAVDRLHRILHRAGVYKKLAQHGIESEKTHLMIGGKELEW; encoded by the coding sequence ATGTTTGTCGATGAAGTGACAATTCACATCGCGGCCGGTAAGGGTGGCGATGGGCGAGCCAGCTTCCTGCGTAGCCGGCACCAACCGAAGGGCGGACCTGATGGTGGTGACGGAGGTCGCGGAGGCAATGTTGTGGTGCGCGCGGAGCATAATTCGAGTACCTTGGCAAAATATCGCACGACCAATCAGTGGATGGCCGAAGATGGTGGTGCTGGCGGTGGCAATAAGCGTCATGGCAAGAACGGCGCCGATCTTATACTTATTGTGCCGCCTGGCACGCTGGTGCGTATCGATGACCGCATCGTGGCTGATCTCGCTATAGACGGCCAGGAGGCTATTATCGCTCGCGGTGGTCGTGGTGGACTCGGAAATACCCACTTCGCGACTAGCGTGCATCAGGCGCCTCGATTTGCAGAGCTTGGTGAGCTGGGCGAAGCATATGATTTGACTCTCGAGCTGAAGCTGCTTGCAGATGTCGGCTTGGTTGGACTGCCAAATGCTGGTAAATCAACGCTACTTTCTGTCATATCGAGTGCGAAACCAAAAATTGCAGACTATCCATTTACGACTCTTGCACCTCAGCTCGGCGCGGCACGCTACCATGAGCATGAATTTGTCGTAGCCGACATCCCAGGTCTGATCGAAGGCGCGAGTGACGGTAAGGGGCTAGGCGATACGTTTTTGAAACACATCGAGCGTACGCGTGTGTTGCTTATCATGATCGACGCAGCTAGCGAAGACCCAGCTCAGACGTACGAGGTGATCCTCAACGAGCTACGTACGTATAGTGAGGCATTGGCTGCGCGTCCGCAGGTTGTGGCGTTGACCAAGGCGGCACTCGTAGATGTAGCAAAAATTACTTCGCAAACCAAGAAGCTCGCGAATGCCGCTGGTGTGAAGTCGGAAGAGATTATCGTGATGTCATCTCGCGAGCATGACGGGCTTGATATCCTCATGGCGCGCTTAGTGCAGGTCGTTGTGGCTGCGCCAGGGCTTGAGGCAGATGATGAGACTGAAGTCGCTGAGATCACAATGGACGACGTCGCAGACTGGTACTTGGATCGTGACGGCGAGGATACCGTTGTTATCAAGGGTAAGGCGGCTGAGCGTTGGGCGGCTCGTACAAATTTCGATAATCAAGCAGCCGTCGATCGCTTGCATCGCATCTTACATCGCGCTGGAGTCTACAAGAAGTTGGCGCAGCATGGTATTGAATCCGAGAAAACCCACCTCATGATTGGTGGGAAGGAGCTCGAATGGTAG
- a CDS encoding methyltransferase, whose protein sequence is MVDQHFDVGGTRVAFSTRPDLFSPKGLDKGTQLLLESIVDKKYQRVLDWGCGWGAMGLWLAARDARAEITMLDSDMSAIKATQANIESNRLTNIRLITSTGFEDLEEQKAFDLIVSHPPTHRGREVVEAMIRESYDHLRESGELVIVVEARLKPWVKRSLEQLFGSCKTLKHSQKHVVLSAVR, encoded by the coding sequence ATGGTAGATCAGCACTTTGATGTAGGTGGAACTCGAGTTGCTTTCTCGACTCGTCCGGACTTATTCTCGCCAAAAGGCTTGGATAAGGGTACGCAACTTCTTCTTGAGTCAATTGTTGACAAAAAGTATCAACGGGTACTCGATTGGGGTTGTGGCTGGGGTGCGATGGGTCTCTGGCTGGCTGCCCGCGATGCACGTGCGGAGATAACTATGCTGGACAGTGATATGAGTGCAATTAAGGCCACTCAAGCAAATATTGAGTCAAATAGACTCACGAACATACGCTTGATCACGAGTACTGGCTTCGAAGACCTCGAGGAGCAAAAGGCGTTTGATCTGATCGTCTCACATCCACCGACGCACCGCGGGCGTGAAGTGGTCGAAGCGATGATTCGTGAGAGCTACGACCATCTTCGAGAGAGTGGGGAGCTCGTGATAGTCGTCGAAGCCCGCCTCAAGCCGTGGGTCAAGCGTTCGCTCGAGCAGCTGTTTGGCTCGTGCAAGACGCTCAAGCACTCCCAGAAGCATGTCGTACTGTCGGCAGTGCGATAA
- a CDS encoding D-alanine--D-alanine ligase: MTKPRIAVLIGGPSREHDVSRSSARNILAAIDEHRYDVRPILITHQGEWRVYSSELGLEADTPQQVWGQTQIQVLLPYEVDAAFIAMHGEFGEDGTIQRLLDRATIPYQGSGPRSSALAFDKAASYATLRRQGFSIPDYVVMSRAEWVANRFKRMRQIVTALGADVVVKPVAAGSSVGVYLVHTPAQLADALEQVSVEFDRFIIQKFVRGEEVTCGVLETDEGLVALPPTLIRPRSSHFFDYTAKYTVGASEEITPAPLHPSLIAVIQRVALAVHRALKCRDYSRSDFILTRNKLWLLELNTLPGMTETSLVPQAAAAYGMGFSELVHHLIERARNRPEVIELH, translated from the coding sequence ATGACTAAGCCGCGCATCGCCGTGCTGATAGGGGGTCCGTCACGAGAACACGATGTGTCCCGCTCCAGCGCTCGCAACATCCTTGCCGCCATCGACGAACATCGCTATGATGTGCGACCGATACTCATTACTCATCAAGGTGAATGGCGGGTATATAGCTCGGAACTTGGGCTCGAAGCCGACACACCGCAGCAGGTATGGGGGCAGACACAGATTCAGGTACTGCTGCCGTACGAGGTGGACGCGGCTTTCATCGCGATGCATGGTGAGTTTGGCGAGGATGGGACAATCCAACGCTTACTTGATCGGGCGACGATACCGTATCAGGGGAGTGGTCCACGCAGTAGTGCACTGGCCTTTGATAAGGCGGCATCGTACGCGACGCTGCGTCGGCAAGGATTCTCGATCCCTGACTACGTGGTGATGAGTCGGGCAGAGTGGGTGGCAAACAGATTCAAGCGCATGCGACAGATTGTGACAGCACTCGGTGCCGATGTGGTCGTGAAGCCGGTTGCGGCTGGAAGCTCTGTTGGTGTATACCTCGTTCACACTCCGGCTCAGCTGGCTGACGCACTTGAGCAGGTGAGTGTCGAGTTCGACCGGTTCATTATTCAGAAATTTGTGCGTGGTGAGGAAGTGACGTGTGGGGTATTGGAGACGGACGAAGGATTAGTAGCGCTGCCGCCAACGCTGATTCGACCGCGCTCGAGCCACTTCTTTGACTACACAGCGAAATACACTGTTGGTGCCAGCGAGGAGATTACCCCAGCACCGCTGCACCCCTCGCTTATTGCTGTCATCCAGCGCGTAGCCTTGGCGGTGCATCGAGCGCTCAAGTGTCGAGATTATAGCCGCAGTGACTTCATACTCACTCGAAATAAATTGTGGCTCCTGGAGCTCAATACACTGCCAGGCATGACAGAGACATCGCTCGTGCCGCA